Proteins from a single region of Campylobacter lari:
- a CDS encoding iron-sulfur cluster biogenesis protein NfuA yields the protein MPFSDEELIEPVKASLAKTMHILENDGGGLDFLGVKNGVVYVKLTGACHGCPASGTTLKYGLEKQLKIDIHPDITIVNLAGGESEFAKL from the coding sequence ATGCCTTTTAGTGATGAGGAATTAATCGAACCTGTAAAAGCCAGTCTAGCTAAAACTATGCATATTTTAGAAAATGATGGCGGAGGGCTTGATTTTTTGGGTGTGAAAAATGGTGTAGTTTATGTGAAGCTAACCGGAGCTTGTCATGGCTGCCCAGCTAGTGGGACGACTTTGAAATATGGCTTGGAAAAACAACTTAAAATCGATATACATCCAGATATTACTATAGTAAATTTAGCAGGTGGGGAAAGCGAATTTGCAAAATTATAA